Proteins encoded by one window of Glycine soja cultivar W05 chromosome 15, ASM419377v2, whole genome shotgun sequence:
- the LOC114385775 gene encoding uncharacterized protein LOC114385775, with translation MAAEVSSLIRVMGGGYKEEQHRTVGNESHGEKSTALITRDLLGGSSSIESQELDLDLQVPSGWEKRLDLQSGKVYLQKCNTTIGSPPIYDHNKLNAKPAGPKLQDLNFPSSSTSNVLLNLFDETSLDLKLVSSTLPSSNNYQSVCTLDKVKSALERAEKEPIVRKRTSFLKSPLSASSPSYSSSSSSIRETIQEEECEERLNVSSSPLAAGCPGCLSYVMIMKNNPKCPRCNSLVPIPSMKKPRIDLNISI, from the exons ATGGCTGCTGAGGTTAGCTCTCTGATTCGGGTGATGGGTGGTGGCTACAAGGAGGAGCAGCATCGGACGGTGGGGAATGAATCACACGGTGAGAAATCAACGGCTCTGATTACTCGGGACTTGCTTGGTGGGTCCTCCTCAATTGAATCCCAGGAATTGGACCTCGATTTGCAGGTTCCTAGTGGCTGGGAGAAGAGACTCGACCTTCAG TCAGGAAAAGTCTATCTCCAAAAGTGCAACACCACAATAGGCTCTCCACCAATCTATGACCACAACAAGCTCAATGCAAAGCCAGCAGGGCCAAAACTCCAAGACTTAAACTTCCCATCATCATCTACCTCCAATGTGCTATTGAACCTCTTTGATGAAACAAGCTTGGACCTCAAATTGGTCTCATCCACACTCCCTTCAAGCAACAACTACCAAAGTGTGTGCACCCTTGACAAGGTCAAGTCAGCACTTGAGAGGGCAGAGAAAGAGCCTATTGTTAGGAAAAGAACCTCATTCTTGAAGTCACCTCTCTCGGCTTCATCGCCGTCGTATTCCTCCTCGTCGTCATCGATTAGGGaaacaattcaagaagaagaatGTGAAGAGAGGCTTAATGTTTCATCATCCCCTTTGGCTGCAGGGTGCCCTGGTTGCTTATCATATGTAATGATCATGAAGAACAACCCCAAGTGTCCTAGGTGTAACTCTCTTGTTCCTATTCCTTCCATGAAGAAACCTAGAATTGACCTCAATATATCAATTTAA